Genomic DNA from Selenomonas sp. oral taxon 126:
CTTCTTTGACGCGGTTGCCGTGATATTATCCTTGATATCGACATGGAAAAGCGCCGCTTTCCATGTGTGTCCGCCATAATTCGCCTTCCATCCGATTTCATAGTTGAGGCCCTTCTGGGGTCTCAGATCCGGCGCAGCTATTTGGCTGTCATTTTTGGGGTACATCTGGGAGAAGGTCGGCATCTCAAAGGACTGACTGATGTTCAGATAGATGCTGGTGTCACGGTCGAGCTTGTGCAGCCACTGTGCCGATGCACTGAGGTTGCTGTAGTTCTGTCCCCGTGTAGCCCCCGTTGTCCATGTCTCGCGCAGACCGAAGATACCTGTATTTTTCTCATCGAAACGCTGCTCCCACTGCCCGTATGCGCCCCAGTTGTTGCGCATAAAACGTCCTGTTTTATTCAACCCCTCTGCCTGCGTCACATCATAAATCTCATGTTCCCCTTTGATGCCCGCAATCGCAGTGGATTTATCCCCGATGCGCCACGTCCGCTGCACATCCATGCCGAGCGAGCTGTTTTTCTCACTGGTATTGTATGCTGTCGATGTTTTCTGGCCCGGTGTGGAGATATAGGTAGTGCCAATGCCCTCTGCTGTGCCTGTGTTGAAGTACAGGCTGCCCTTCCAGTCCCGATCCTTATAGTTTAACTGCGTCGTATAACGATCGGTTGTATATTTACGCGCATTATACGGATCTCCTGCCTTGATCCCCGCCGTGCTGAGATCGACCTGTGTAAATGTGCGTGTGTAGCGCACCTCATTTTTATAATAGCTTAGGAGAAAGTCGAGGCGCGGGTTCACCTGATAGGTCAAGCCCACACTTTCCTGTTTGATGTCGTGAATGTCTGTGCGCTGCTCCCCTTGGAACGTCTGCTTCTTCTTATCTTTCCTCGCCACTTCATCATAGTAGAGGCCGTCCCTGCGGCCAAATTTATCAAAATTGTAATAGAGACCGAAACGCTCATCTCCGACACTCACGCCGTAGCTGCGCTGTCCATAGTTGCCGAAGCCCACATGAACTGCGTTCTCCATCCGCTTCTTCGTGATGATATTGATCACGCCGACCATCGCCTCACTGCCGTAGAGCACAGAGGAGCCTCCCTTGACGATCTCGATGCGCTCGATGCTGCTCGCGGGGATGGCATCAAG
This window encodes:
- a CDS encoding TonB-dependent receptor plug domain-containing protein is translated as MKMWNKRFLAAAIALSAMTGQVYAAQSEMEGDELMPTYSLGEVVVTATRTQKRDVDVPAATTVITAEEIKDSGAASVSDVLQKVNGFTYKAFGPAGAAQGVMTNEVNLRGFRGGTLILMNGNPISWRGKYNLDAIPASSIERIEIVKGGSSVLYGSEAMVGVINIITKKRMENAVHVGFGNYGQRSYGVSVGDERFGLYYNFDKFGRRDGLYYDEVARKDKKKQTFQGEQRTDIHDIKQESVGLTYQVNPRLDFLLSYYKNEVRYTRTFTQVDLSTAGIKAGDPYNARKYTTDRYTTQLNYKDRDWKGSLYFNTGTAEGIGTTYISTPGQKTSTAYNTSEKNSSLGMDVQRTWRIGDKSTAIAGIKGEHEIYDVTQAEGLNKTGRFMRNNWGAYGQWEQRFDEKNTGIFGLRETWTTGATRGQNYSNLSASAQWLHKLDRDTSIYLNISQSFEMPTFSQMYPKNDSQIAAPDLRPQKGLNYEIGWKANYGGHTWKAALFHVDIKDNITATASKKAGVISYIYENEDFRNTGIEVSDEIRGKDGFSYNWGVTWQNPQSNSSKRQGGWYRTFGKVQLTGGITYRKDKWNSSLSASYLASRVILPSGDTPVPVKPYLLTTWNTTYAPDENSEISLRIDNVLNRDDSTMHSSSNRYHSAPINYLLSYNYKF